The Silene latifolia isolate original U9 population chromosome Y, ASM4854445v1, whole genome shotgun sequence sequence ataataacttttgagccgtgtccataaattgttttgacgctagtttggtttatttaaaatataattaaattaatttccgtctcatattttatataaagataattcgttaatatcgtcctttcacataattattttaggtggctcatatgtggttgaagatgaagagtaattttgggttttagaagctttctcaagttattacttgtctctttgctagcgtaaggtaactattccgagttactcgacgaattaatgtcacagtagtggttaatgttgtgcctgttgtttgttaagtgtttaggtgattgataatgtgttactttcgtttttcacatgatagaaattagaaatagcatgagaattatattgtgataaattttatgatttgggccacgAAGAGGCAAAGACTACGAGTGGGcggttgaccgaacgagtttggtcaagctaggtttaaaccatcgacctcgatttgaccgatgacccgtcgcgggactcgggtcgagggtttgtctttgaggtgagattggttgttattggaaattttatgttatgtcttgatatttgtaattatcatttcacatgttggtcgttggatgaattggctgccttatacttcagtcttgttgcctctttgccattttagcttgttctcatgaattatgaaattaacggttagctggaatttggattattattgatattgtagatattgttggattgtctgctgaatagacctttatatagccttttacatgatagaatgttagcatttatgtaggtaagttggactctttgcccctcttatggtaaattgggtatcctacttgtcttgtgtggtgtgggctaaagtattcaagctgggactagctgggactaggtcctaggtgagtatttcggccttcatcatagataggtcattatagtctttgacgagtgtatgttcactgctttatagcctctgtgttcctgacttggtgggtttatatccaagttggggcatgacctcgttacttattttgagagtaagtggtcaacttaagtactagccaaccctttggtggactccccagggtactcacatggttttataaaattgtgggtcttgggtgcggtggtgtgtatccgcatgtctaggtctgcgcagattttaggctagggttgtgttgtgtcttggccatgttttgatagaacctctgagccaagataccggttcgattaccttccctacctcgtggtatagactcgagttctgagtgactattgaccgtactaagaacttatgcccgtctttgatatattgccctttcttgtttgatgattctatgaatcatagaaggtgagatgcaagccggctatggttgatagagtttggattcctggatgttatgtgattcacatgatagtgtagtatgagtcggtctagtattcacatgctaggactatgtgttgttatattgttgttcacatgataagcacgattgtctagcatctatatgctaaggcattgtgtgattcgtattcatattcttatgtttacatgttatattaattatgacatttcttggctgggagaactcggagttactccccactgactgtggctttcgtatttgtataaaatgcgaatgacaggtaggtgatgcatatatggggtacatggacgagctagctagcaaagtaaccttggaacctagattggctttattttattgtgacccttaaacactttttatgtcacatacattttagggacatatgtctccctctttacatttggttgtataatttgctattcgcgactttagcgatggttatgttatgactcttctagttagaccttgtatgtttgataccttccaatttggatatctttataacaggttcaggttttaaaaattataggtttttacccaaatgaacctattacaaacatatccatgcagttttattctagaattacgtgtttatttttccgcaataaatgagggtgtcacagttggtatcagagcatatttgctcccgacgcacgtttgtgcaccccaatataaataacttgaccttaaaataataaacttgagagatgggtaggatgggtagacttaggaccttatgttgtagtctctttgtgtttgctctttgttaagtactaacctgtttgttgattgtcatttaataattgttgcgttcttggatcaatgaccgtgagcttatctatagctaatggagttattacccttattataaaaaaaattttgaactaaaggttttgaaaatattttaatgtttttttactggttttaacgtcaattagtgttaaagcttgttattggagacgtctgataattagttttatcatttgttggtgtaaaaatgtatttttatgtctttgaattggaatattgatgttcttgagtgatcgccaagagtatctccgttccattgaaaggacacttatattttaagaagatcaagatttagtgcctattgctgaggattgaagatttgttcaacctttgaagaatgcttctacttccttgaagatgtttctcgttctttttgtatctcgccttattcttaatctcttggtgcttatcctccttctaaactcccttctgttttattttaaaagctacgcttgtattcgtaacttgtcttttgttccttgcttatcctcccttaacgccatttgatagtactccttcttgtgaggaatgttgacctgggttggaaaatttgacttttgaggagattgtttgtgtctgacacttaaccctggctttgagaagtcgtgatgttagaaagacttaggtaaggtgatgagacatacttagtgattcttatacctagttccttgacaaagtaagtataatcgattggtggattctttgtgttaggaatgagttgcctatgttactaaagttatagaacttagctttgttgtttatgtttgggatttggtcgttttgtcatgaaggtacaataccataataggcgtgaccttgttagagagaacctttagttttaggaagcgtatggattaagccttaaaatcctctttcgtaccattaatcgttttcctctctttcgttcataccttggttggatttgattcttaagtataaaagtttactcgttatttccttgtcttgaatacctccctaattctaatatctcttactggttgttaactagttatctttattattcgactcttttagtctcacaccctgacatgttgcttaagtttccttgttgtctaaattccctttctcctcgatcataagcgttaccgttcatacctcctttcctcgcttcatcttgctccttcTTTAAGTTTGAcattcgtatcttgtgaaactctatctttgacatccttgtaattttgacttcaatttctaccctatgaaattcattatagctctcttgttgcttaagtttgagctctcttaacatactttgtttctatgctatctaagttactttcctttttgtacaacttctaaactttcaagctaccaggtttcgattcatttttaaaagtttatgtcatactgcaaacctaacctattttaaagatttgaaaatgaaaattcgatttaattctctaattgttctttgagtatagacttctttatcatggttttgagttgctaaacctgagatttttgtaaattttatccaatttctattcactttgatctaatcatgatgcctttgttaaagtttaatattatatttcaggaatttaactccccttttagtttaaaggtgaaacctttatttctattttggctttttgctaaagaaaatttgagtagattacctttctcttattttgattttaacgttgatgggatgttaggactcgttattaaaggcgtctaataacttggcctgcgcttatcggcgaatgatttttattttaaatctgtctttgacatggaaagttagcgctcttgtgtgcacgacaagggcaatttcgttccatgaatgagacttatacttttgaaaacttttcattaatgtttacaaaagtattttgattttcgatttatacaaataatttgctttttgaccttatctttgatttggaatgtgatgttcttgaatgcgcaacgagagcacttccgttcctccGATGAGAATCGTTACAtttaaaaattttatttgaaacttttgaaagaattttgattcttacgataagtgaccttttaaatgttttggttaccgattccaatttcagttttatttttataacctttcatttatactttcaagtttcgaggacgaaactttttaaaagatggggtgattgtaacaccccgtattttattaagttggataaaattcttttaattgctatttttaatttaattacatcatttaacgatttatatatttttgcttagctaattaattaatttcatcataattcgatacgttaattttaataatcattaataagtttatttaaagttagttcgagtttattgaaattagttcgggtttatttatttaataatttccgtttctttacgagtccttatgaaagttgttttaagtgaacccgagatggattttgggaacaaaaccgtccaattagctattttgagcttatttcactaaattagcaatttttattaatatccgttagtttcgtaaaaatcgctaataattccgtttcaagccgatttcttattatttacgttaactagctgagtttattttattttcactcattaaatttatttattattgattccgttttattactgaaacttttacttaaatcggttaaatttaactcgaaacggttttaataaataTCGaagttacttaacgatgaagaaacgtacgtataataaatagcaggtaggcaagctgctccctcatttctcacgcatcattcttcttctcccttcctttttcttcttttcgttctgttttaatttttatcagattttaaattgatcctgccactccgttcgtcatccgttatcaattattttcgttccatattgctcctctcgtcgttctcgtcattccgatgtaagtaacattcagtttcgtcatgtatttttacaaacccaatttatattttcagctttatttattataatacggttgtatgtactaaaatagacggtcttgtagaagatttgttagtcataaatgattagttcaatcgggaaaaggtaacaattatggattactcgatattacttgtaaaatatgtttatttcaaatgctggttagtctatttttataattaagacggtgtataattatatatagggatccttatggatgttaattagtcagttgtatagttgagacggtgtatactgatatgtggagatagttgagacggtgtatactgacctctagggatcatttgggatgctagttagtaagtggtatatttaagacgatgtatgctgacatgtatggattgttttgggtgataattggtgtgttttatagttgagacggtgtatactgacatgtagggattgttttggactgatttggactctgtgttggggcgatttttgtagtctttaggatctgtttttgagttgctttatgcTTGTGGATTCCCGCTCTAAAACCGATTTAAATGCtaacttagttggctcagctaggactgtttttaggcgcgagaatggagtcttaaggggacgattggtactctgttttgggcagggacgagagctgtcatcgtgggttttcactttgcatttgaggactgaagttggggtcgaacttaggcatcttttgggttacgttttggactgatttttgggtcggagttatgaagtagggtgaagggtggctatgggtagtcgggtggtggtcgtgtcggactcccggTGGCCTAGCTGTGctttggccgtggcctagctaagtcacgagtttgaggccatgtgtagttggtggttaggccgagtttgaggttgtcataataacttttgagccgtgtccataaattgttttgatgctagtttggtttatttaaaatataattaaattaatttccgtctcatattttatataaagataattcgttaatatcgtcctttcacataattattttaggtggctcatatgtggttgaagatgaagagtaattttgggttttagaagttttctcaagttattaattgtctctttgctagcgtaaggtaactattccgagttactcgacgaattaatgtcacattagtagttaatgttgtgcctgttgtttgttaagtgtttaggtgattgataatgtgttactttcgtttttcacatgatagaaattagaaatagcatgagaattatattgtgataaattttatgatttgggccaaagtaggcaaagactacGAGTGGGccggattgaccgaacgagtttggtcaagctaggtttaaaccagtcagcctcgatttgaccgatgacccgtcgcgggactcgggtcgagggtttgtctttgaggtgagattggttgttattggaaattttatgttatgtcttgatatttgtaattatcatttcacatgttggttgttggatgaattggctgccttatacttcagtcttgttgcctctttgccattttagcttgttctcatgaattatgaaattaacggttaggtggaatttggattattattgatattgtagatattgttggattgtctgctgaatagacctttatatagcctttcacatgatagaatgttagcatttatgttggtaagttggactctttgcctctcttatggtaAATTGGGTATcatacttgtcttgtgtggtgtgggctaaagtattcaagctgggactagctgggactaggtcctaggtgagtatttcggccttcatcatagataggtcattatagtctttgacgagtgtatgttcactgcttaatagcctctgtgttcctgacttggtgggtttatatccaaattggggcatgacctcgttacttattttgagagtaagtggtcagcttaagtactagccaaccctttggtgactccttagggtactcacatggttttataaaattgtgggtcttgggtgcggtggtgtgtatccgcatgtctaggtctcttgtgattttaggctagggttgtgttgtgtcttggccatgttttgatagaacctcgagccaagataccggttcgattaccttccctacctcgtggtatagactcgagttctgagtgactattgaccgtactaagaacttatgcctgtctttgatatattgccctttcttgtttgatgattctatgaatcatagaaggtgagatgcaagccggctatggttgatagagtttggattcctggatgttatgtgattcacatgatagtgtagtatgagtcggtctagtattcacatgctaggactatgtgttgttatattgttgttcacatgataagcacgattgtctagcatctatatgctaaggcattgtgtgattcgtattcatattcttatgtttacatgttatattaattatgacatttcgtggctgggagaactcggagttactccccactgactgtggctttcgtatttgtataaaatgcgaatgacaggtaggtgatgcatatatggggtacatggacgagctagctagcaaagtaaccttggaacctagattggctttattttattgtgacccttaaacactttttatgtcacatacattttagggacatatgtctccctctttacatttggttgtataatttgctattcgcgactttagcgatggttatgttatgactcttctagttagaccttgtatgtttgacaccttccaatttggatatctttataacaggttcaggttttataaattacaggtttttacccaaatgaacctattacaaacatatccatgcagttttattctagaattacgtgtttatttttccgcaataaatgagggtgtcacaatacaaatcaaggtaattatattcaaactagaaataaatgtcatatattcaacactcaagttggtgaccccaataatttctcaattctcgattgaaaatcgcatttaaaccatttgattgggaatcttttggtgtgtgcgaatcttgtattcaaagcaagttaattcatgacttttcttgaaaaggattatgaatagagtaAGATAGtcaccctatttacactttgaagtgtatggtcgaatacaatttcaatcagaaaaggttattacttcttcatctcttttaccaacgaactacgtagatacttggtatccacttaatgaggtaagaagagaaattctttgaataagttcaatgaatgtataaaagtatcaaaaccaagagattataaaaccaaagtattagtactttgttaaaatagggaacaataaagtgaaaacTTTTATCTACAcgaaaaagagtgtgatatggtatcacaagttcactttcattacgatatgattgaatctttacaatatagttggaggtagtttctgttataaaatttgtctggcatttaaattttccactaaaacaaaacatggttgaagcaatcatctacttttcatatgagatatagttaggcatggtacctaaattataGCTTGTTTcaatagtaaacatgtgctctctcttcctatatgatcacgagaacaaagggtttgtggctcgtgatgctatctactaaagaaaagaggattatttcttaaagacagagtgggagaaaatgttcaatagccacaaactgaagataagacgtaggaaagtggtctttcttggtcaaaatcagtaaatattgaTTCCAAACCTAAGTGGACAGGAATCATGTTATGGTTTGGAAGTGACAAACCCGTAaattattaagatgctttatcaagtttcaactccgcaaaagtccaaactgaatataaacattaagatgtttccataacttggttgattggtggtaagaggtttacaccaattgAAACGCTTCGTTAAATTTGGACttcataatattatttgactgttggattttaaaatcatcttgcatgagttttgtaaatcgcaactatcctaaggtaggatacgaacttaagaagaaatcttaagtagaagtcaaggagttgaatggtatgtttcagtcatgtaataaacctttctcgatttgtcgagtagttttgtttatacatgaagtttagtgggagtacagtggtattattagtcttatatgtgaatgacatattgatcactgtaagtgatgaaagacttaggagaagaataatacatctcaaagatatccagttcgatggatattagcataaaattaatattcttatgttaataagaatctttacaagttcaaaagtattgaacatggagaaattgaatacatttgcttccgctgctggaTTAATTTATTATGCTAAGATGTATCTATATTCTTATACTTCGTATACTTGGGGTATGACGATAAATTAAAATCGAATCTTTGTGAAAGTcaatatatagccatatagtctatCCATTAATACTCAAGAACCACTAATGATATGTCTTCTATGTCTCCTATGTAGATCATAGATTATTCATTGAGAATGATGGACCAATGCTCTCCTCCGTGAAAGAGGGGTTGGGAGACTAGGAAGTGATACAATGCATCTTTATTATCCGAATCTATAAGTGATATATATGAGAGGATAAGTGTTTAAAGATAATTAATGGATTTATGTTCAATGAGTTACACAAAAatcatattctaaacacataaggatggttggagAACCATCCAGGCTATAACTTTTAAGGAGTAAATCTAAGTAATATACAACGAAAATTATATTGTCAACAGATCATCAtttatcaataacgattggctcacaaaagtttgacattaatgttgtttgacggtggtgatcggttgatcccTTGAGTACACTTGGAACTATGAGATATGCAAAAAGGATGAATCCTACACACTGtaaggacagtgggagctatcataAGGCAAGATaacctatgtctagattggatctagacacgtgctCAAAAGGTTTTATAATACAACATTATAGATAACGTAGGGAAGTAGtatataatgaggttaagtaaggtgCAAGATGTTGCTAAGACTTGTTAACcaaggccttctcataggcttaacatgataagtcatgtcatttcaattgaattgaaatgtacGATTATATACAAATttaaatatggattatagattatgtagtaattgatattgtattaattttacatatatgataatacattcgtcgtttgagttttatttcaAACTCttatattactttgttatatccaaataggttgtaaagacaacttTGAACCCTATTAAATTGAActtgattaacatagtattggccctagtcacttatatgaggtgacgtctccaagtgactagagtgtgagtcgattgatggcaagttcaagtgccatatggtcataagagatgactagtcgatcacgtaggcatactgtatgggacactctgtcgggcagtgaccgcttatagagttcttgtatttcatatagcctggtcgtgacgatagctactatagtattctttttgaGCCGATtatttgactagagactgttcgcccaaggtggcacaatttatgattgactttgatttttgctccacgacttccgaatatggagtgcaaatgggcatcttttgggtcacgatgagctgtggctattagatgggaatagtgcgataggaattgtccaccccctcgTTAGGGTTAtttaaatctcagggccactcgaggagtagtgaactagaaatgcgtggccacgctcggaaggtatctacggcagataattccggtcaaactgttactctccagatcgaggaaaccactctagatatgatcacatgcaagtacgacctgcgatacaccttgcattgagtgggagatagtaatacgacaagagaattagtgacgcacacttgtctcggacaagtgggagattgttggagtatgtgtcctcaacaatagtgcgatcacatatttaaatctcatgataagaatacataggGGATGATatattatatagtcaactgatcaacatttattggtaacgattggctgactaaagtttgacattactgtcgtttgacggtggtgatcagttgatcccttgaagTCACACCTATAAAATGGAACCCAAATAATTtctgatcaaatgtatttgatacgGGTTGGTCAGTcccttttatttatatatatatatatatatatatatatatatatgggcggGATCCGTACGAACCAACCCATTATCCATTGTTATCTTTTTATGCGCTTGTATCTTCTTCCACAAAAGAAGTTTCAGCTTTCATGGTTATCTTCTTCAACCTCCCGCGATTCTCTTCTTGCTAAACTAGTTTCTACCATCACTATCCTCTACGAAACAAGCTTCTAGATTTACAACATTCAgctcatcattaattcgtcaaaCAAGGTTAGCTTCAATTACTGTTATTTTTTTCATAAAATAATTTAATCGAAAATTTTACATTCAATTGATTTGGTATTTTAGATCAATGCACATATATGGATTATAGGGTAGTTTAAGAGGTTAATTTTATGCAGAAATTTCAAATTGTTTGATAAATTAGGGTCTTTAATAACCGAAAAATTCAAAtcgttttttttagggtttcaatTGGGTTAAATTCTTCAAAGATGGTAACAGTCCCAaccaattgttcttcaacttcaGGTACGAATTCTTTATTTTGTTGTGCGATGAACATTTTAATTGTAGATTTTTAGATGCACTTACTAAGATACTATTGTGATTTTAATTGCAGATGTTTGTACTGAAGAACATGCCTCAGTAACTAAAACCGTAAATGATGAAGATGATTCCCAAATGGTAGATGGTACGAATTTTTTCACTCTTTTTGCATTGATTCTTCATTTTATATTCAAAAGAGATCTCTGCAGATTTGGTTCATAAAGTCTAAAAAAGAGatcttctttttctgtttggttGTGTGTAAGAACTGGGTTCATGAATAGACATCACATTATGTAAAGATGCAGTAAAGTCAGTAGGATAAGTTGAGAGATAAATACAGATAAAGAAGATCTctttttaatataaaatgcaGAATCACTCCCTATGGTCTTGAACCCAGCTGATAAGTTGTGGATTTTCACTCGTTTTGCATTGATTCTGCATTTAATTGTGAAATGATCTCTGCAAATTTGGTTCATAAAATCTTTTAAATGAGTCATGTACTGAGTATTAGTTCCAGTGTAGAATTCTTTGTTTTAAATCATGGATGTTGCAAAATAAATCAGATAAAAACGATGGTGTTGAATCAAATAAGGCAAAAAAAATTGATGTTCAGCACATATGAGCAAATAATAACATAAGAAGAAAGGACAAGAGATGTGTTAAGATGGCTAATTATTTTGACGTCTCAATCTACTTCTAGAATTCTGCTTTGTTGCAGGTTTTATGAGATTAATTGTACTTAGTTCTGAGTTGATCGTGTAATTTTTTTGCTGTGTTAATTGAacaattgattatttgattgattgTTAAATTTAGGTGTTTGCTTGTTTGTATGACAATGTTGGCAATTTTGTTGTTTCGTACACTTTCCCTCGTTACTTTTCCTAATACCCTTTCCCTTGTGACAATTTTAGCTGTTGAATTACATTAGTTAGAGCTAGGACAATCATCATTTTTCAAAATTATTAGCGAATAAGTGCTCATTTGACCATTCGTTGTTTCTGCAGCTATAGTTGGTGATACTAATGACATGGATATTTCAACAAATCCAGAAGAAGATATATTATTGCTTACTAACTGTCCAGATCAATTATTAGTGAATGATGTGCCATTAGTGAATGATGTGCCAGGTAAATCATTTagttttatttattgcattttgtTAGTGTGAAGCAAGACGGCAGTTTATAAGTAATTGTTGTTAATTTGAGTGTTCTAGATAGCCCGAAAGTTGTTGCTAGTAGTGAGATTCACGGAGTGACTCATTGTTCAGAAGAGCTTAAACTCTTTGTTGGAATGAAATTTGAGAATTTGGAGCAAGGCTTGGATTTTTACAAAGCATATGCCAAAGCTTGTGACTTTAGTCCGAGATTGGATTCAAGTAAAATCATTGAAGGAGTTACTACACATAAGTGTTGTGTGTGTAACAAAGAAGGTAATAGGCAGCATGGTGGGCAAAAAAGGAGGAGGGCAATAACAAGAGTTGGGTGTACTGCCAGGATTAAGTTTAAGAGACTTCCTGCTGGTGAGTATGAGGTGTATAAATTTATCGAGGTGCACTCAAATGCAATGGTAACTCCAGCCACAATGATTCAGTTAAAGTCATTTAGGAAGCTCAACCTTGTGCATAAGAAAATGATAATGGATAACTCACGTGTTAACCGGGGGCTTGTGAAGACATTTCAAATGTTTAAAGAGTACGTTAGGGGATATAAAAACGTAGGGGCTTCCTTAGAAGATTTTAAGAATTTTTCAAGGGATGTAAATAAATACATCAAAGAATATGATGCGGAAATGCTGATAAAGGGCTTCATACAAAAAAGAGCTAGGTGTCCCTCATTTTACTTGGATTTTGATGTTGATGAGGACAAAAGACTCACTAAGGTTTTCTGGGCTGATCCAATTGCAATTAAGAGCTATGTACTCTTTGGTAATTCTGTGTCCTTTGACACCACATTCGACTTTAATGAATATCGTATGGTGTTTTGTCCTTTTACGGGGGTTGACAACCATAAAAAATGTGTCACT is a genomic window containing:
- the LOC141627763 gene encoding protein FAR1-RELATED SEQUENCE 5-like, producing the protein MVTVPTNCSSTSDVCTEEHASVTKTVNDEDDSQMVDAIVGDTNDMDISTNPEEDILLLTNCPDQLLVNDVPLVNDVPDSPKVVASSEIHGVTHCSEELKLFVGMKFENLEQGLDFYKAYAKACDFSPRLDSSKIIEGVTTHKCCVCNKEGNRQHGGQKRRRAITRVGCTARIKFKRLPAGEYEVYKFIEVHSNAMVTPATMIQLKSFRKLNLVHKKMIMDNSRVNRGLVKTFQMFKEYVRGYKNVGASLEDFKNFSRDVNKYIKEYDAEMLIKGFIQKRARCPSFYLDFDVDEDKRLTKVFWADPIAIKSYVLFGNSVSFDTTFDFNEYRMVFCPFTGVDNHKKCVTFAAGLIMLENEESFTWLFDNFMKILLLCFQATQHTDSVC